A single Kribbella aluminosa DNA region contains:
- a CDS encoding branched-chain amino acid ABC transporter ATP-binding protein/permease yields MTSWLERVPSWFLPLAIGLALIAVPWYGTDPLWVRQLTLIAIYTMLVAGLNITFGYAGLLSLGQVAMFALGAYTTGILMIHGWSMLPSLAVAVAASGVIGLITGLPGLRLGGWGLGMTSFFLVLLIPDITQIFTKQTGGLFGLTAVPPATIGGHQLDKNEFYAVCTIAMVVVVALLRNLMRSSFGNSLRVLRRSPVLATSLGLNIHLLKAKAFVISSLPAGLGGGLVVSLDHYIAPTSFTLTLGVLIIAASVLGGSESIYGAFFGVAVIRLGTWQVTAFEKYSLVAYGLFLVLGGVFFSQGIAGLAERKAGRWHSARSRLKPPAGTRAAPRLRTQAPNVMPIPGSPLEVRGLTKHFQGNQALNDVSIAALPGQVTSLVGPNGSGKTTLLNLISGLYRPTAGEATLAGERLSGRPPHLVARRGVARTFQTPVLPDGMTVLEAVASARYAKDSVSIATTILRLPANRAAERSREAAARQALRRVGCEDLADQDASGLALGSRRRVEVARALAGNPHLILLDEPASGLDEGEVEELASVIRQVAAAGGTVLLVEHNFNMVCSVSDQIYVLESGRLLAQGTPDEIQRNQVVAESYLGQLPDADQLGAPIRAGE; encoded by the coding sequence ATGACTTCCTGGCTGGAGCGAGTCCCGTCCTGGTTCCTTCCCCTGGCTATCGGCCTCGCGCTGATCGCCGTGCCCTGGTACGGGACTGACCCACTGTGGGTTCGCCAACTGACCCTGATCGCCATCTACACCATGCTTGTCGCCGGGCTGAACATCACCTTCGGATACGCAGGTCTGCTGTCGCTGGGGCAGGTGGCGATGTTCGCGCTCGGCGCGTACACGACCGGAATCCTGATGATCCACGGGTGGTCCATGCTGCCCAGCCTCGCTGTGGCCGTGGCAGCCTCCGGTGTCATCGGCCTCATCACGGGTCTGCCCGGACTCAGACTGGGCGGCTGGGGTCTCGGCATGACATCGTTCTTTCTGGTGCTCCTGATCCCCGACATCACCCAGATCTTTACCAAGCAAACCGGGGGCCTCTTCGGGCTCACAGCTGTCCCGCCCGCCACCATCGGTGGTCACCAGCTCGACAAGAACGAGTTCTACGCGGTGTGCACCATCGCGATGGTCGTGGTCGTTGCCCTGCTTCGCAACCTGATGCGGTCGTCCTTCGGCAACTCCTTGCGCGTCCTGCGACGGAGCCCCGTGCTCGCGACATCGCTCGGACTCAACATTCATCTCCTGAAAGCCAAGGCCTTCGTCATCTCGTCGCTGCCGGCCGGCCTGGGCGGCGGCCTCGTCGTCAGCCTCGACCACTACATCGCGCCAACTTCGTTCACCCTGACCCTCGGAGTCCTGATCATCGCTGCTTCGGTCCTCGGCGGGTCCGAGAGCATCTACGGAGCATTCTTCGGAGTCGCCGTCATTCGGCTCGGTACGTGGCAGGTGACCGCGTTCGAGAAGTACTCGTTGGTTGCCTACGGCCTCTTCCTGGTCCTCGGCGGCGTCTTCTTCTCGCAAGGTATCGCCGGCCTTGCCGAGCGAAAGGCCGGCCGGTGGCACTCCGCGCGCTCGCGCTTGAAGCCCCCAGCCGGGACGCGCGCCGCACCGCGGCTCAGAACTCAGGCACCAAACGTCATGCCTATCCCCGGCAGCCCACTGGAAGTGCGCGGCCTGACCAAACACTTCCAGGGCAACCAGGCATTGAACGACGTATCCATCGCGGCACTACCGGGTCAAGTCACCAGCCTCGTGGGCCCCAACGGATCGGGTAAGACCACCCTGCTGAACCTGATCTCTGGTCTCTATCGCCCGACCGCCGGCGAGGCGACGCTCGCCGGCGAGCGGCTCTCCGGTCGCCCACCACATCTTGTGGCCCGACGCGGCGTAGCCCGCACCTTCCAGACGCCCGTACTCCCGGACGGCATGACGGTGCTCGAGGCAGTGGCGTCGGCACGCTATGCAAAGGATTCGGTAAGCATCGCGACGACGATCCTGCGTCTGCCCGCGAACCGGGCTGCCGAGCGATCCCGCGAGGCAGCGGCCCGCCAGGCGCTGCGACGTGTGGGGTGTGAAGATCTCGCCGACCAGGACGCGTCCGGCCTTGCCTTGGGCAGCCGTCGACGCGTCGAGGTCGCCCGCGCTCTGGCCGGCAACCCTCACCTCATCCTCCTTGACGAGCCGGCATCGGGCCTCGACGAGGGTGAAGTAGAGGAGTTGGCGTCCGTGATTCGCCAAGTCGCGGCGGCAGGCGGCACGGTCCTCCTCGTCGAACACAACTTCAACATGGTCTGTTCGGTGTCGGACCAGATCTACGTCCTCGAATCCGGCCGTCTGCTCGCGCAGGGCACTCCCGACGAGATCCAGCGCAACCAAGTTGTGGCGGAGAGCTACCTCGGGCAGCTACCCGACGCCGATCAGCTCGGAGCGCCGATCCGTGCAGGGGAATGA
- a CDS encoding ABC transporter ATP-binding protein — protein sequence MNDLSAGYRDLVAIRDISLSVHPGKVTVLLGRNGAGKSTTLLTIAGLAKRTAGQILLDGVDITDRPPHVRTALGIALVPENKRIFRRRTVEENLAIGGYILRRGERRAAVRNAYDRFPMLHAKRHEPAGGLSGGQQQMLSIAQALMPGPRVLMLDEPTAGLAPVIVKDVLEILGSIKAEDVGVLLVEQLVDQAMTVADRVVLLDHGRVQSSAEADGLHNFEELRNVYLGGRPDDQP from the coding sequence GTGAACGACCTCAGCGCGGGCTACCGCGACCTGGTGGCAATCCGCGACATCTCGCTCAGCGTTCACCCAGGCAAGGTCACCGTCCTGTTGGGTCGCAACGGCGCAGGCAAAAGCACAACGCTGCTGACCATCGCGGGCCTCGCCAAACGCACCGCCGGCCAGATCCTCCTTGACGGAGTCGATATCACCGACAGACCGCCCCACGTGCGCACGGCCCTAGGGATAGCGCTCGTGCCGGAGAACAAGCGGATCTTCCGGCGCCGAACTGTCGAGGAGAACCTCGCCATCGGCGGGTACATCCTTCGACGTGGCGAACGACGAGCGGCCGTGCGAAACGCGTACGACCGATTCCCGATGCTGCACGCCAAGCGGCACGAGCCGGCCGGCGGTTTGAGCGGCGGACAGCAACAGATGCTGTCGATCGCTCAGGCGCTGATGCCCGGACCACGTGTTCTCATGCTCGACGAGCCCACCGCGGGCCTGGCACCGGTGATCGTCAAGGACGTCCTCGAGATCCTCGGATCCATCAAGGCCGAAGACGTGGGTGTTTTGCTGGTCGAGCAGCTCGTCGACCAAGCGATGACGGTGGCGGATCGCGTGGTCCTGCTCGATCACGGTCGGGTCCAGTCCAGCGCAGAGGCGGACGGTCTGCACAACTTCGAGGAACTGCGGAACGTGTATCTCGGGGGTAGGCCGGATGACCAGCCGTGA
- a CDS encoding ABC transporter substrate-binding protein — MIATVCVPPTGTETRARRHSNPTFPMSPVIWRSPGPDRFRQKKGSVTVHKVIAGMLGALVVLAGCGTAKDSSSGDASGPFQVLVVTGTSGAYAQFANANVTGIKAAAKVINERGGIDGRKVEIKVVDDQSDATQAVSLLQQELARSRPNLVWFFTIGEGQALMPILNGEKVLVVTNSGDPLADPAKYPYLTSLAADQKAPYVAMRQRLEAEGAKKVGFITTNDGVGQVDWPAFQEAMKGSGMTLFNEPVNLNSLNVTPNMLSLKNKGIDHLVVESYTALTSYIFSARTAAGMDDIPTIGDSPVAQTDPAKAIAPADQKNVVLVAANPQVEGGVSGAGWDKMVGALKATGGISVVQSQATVYTGLQAIAAAAAKAGSTDPGDMIKVLRGKLESPEFTFPQVWEPVSPTSNLLKSPPKDFNFVKVAPYNEIGQFPAGAVVH; from the coding sequence GTGATCGCGACGGTGTGCGTTCCGCCGACCGGTACTGAGACGCGCGCCAGAAGGCACAGCAACCCTACGTTCCCCATGAGCCCCGTGATATGGCGCTCGCCCGGCCCGGACAGGTTTCGGCAGAAGAAGGGGAGCGTGACAGTGCACAAAGTGATTGCTGGGATGCTGGGGGCCTTGGTGGTTCTTGCCGGCTGCGGCACCGCGAAAGACTCAAGTTCTGGAGATGCGAGCGGTCCCTTCCAGGTCCTCGTTGTCACCGGGACCTCGGGTGCCTACGCACAGTTCGCGAACGCGAACGTGACGGGCATCAAGGCGGCCGCCAAGGTCATCAACGAACGTGGTGGGATCGACGGTCGCAAGGTCGAGATCAAAGTTGTCGACGATCAGAGCGACGCAACTCAAGCGGTCAGCCTTCTTCAGCAGGAGCTGGCCCGGTCACGACCCAACCTGGTGTGGTTCTTCACCATTGGCGAGGGACAAGCGCTGATGCCGATCTTGAACGGCGAGAAGGTCCTGGTGGTGACGAATTCGGGCGATCCGCTCGCGGACCCAGCGAAGTACCCCTACCTCACGTCTCTCGCCGCCGACCAGAAGGCACCGTACGTCGCCATGCGCCAGCGGCTGGAAGCTGAGGGGGCGAAGAAGGTCGGATTCATCACCACCAACGACGGTGTCGGTCAGGTTGACTGGCCGGCCTTCCAAGAGGCGATGAAAGGGTCAGGCATGACTCTGTTCAACGAGCCGGTGAATCTGAACTCTCTCAACGTCACGCCCAACATGCTGTCGTTGAAGAACAAGGGCATCGACCACCTGGTGGTCGAGTCGTATACCGCCCTGACGTCGTACATCTTCTCGGCTCGGACCGCGGCCGGCATGGACGACATTCCCACGATTGGCGACTCGCCGGTTGCGCAGACGGACCCAGCCAAGGCGATCGCGCCCGCGGACCAGAAGAACGTCGTACTGGTGGCCGCGAATCCGCAGGTCGAGGGAGGTGTGTCGGGGGCGGGCTGGGACAAGATGGTCGGCGCTCTCAAAGCCACCGGCGGCATCTCCGTGGTCCAGTCGCAGGCCACGGTCTACACCGGGCTGCAGGCGATCGCCGCGGCTGCCGCGAAGGCCGGCTCGACCGATCCTGGTGACATGATCAAGGTGCTGAGAGGAAAGCTCGAGAGTCCCGAGTTCACGTTCCCGCAGGTCTGGGAGCCGGTGAGCCCGACGTCCAACCTGCTCAAGTCGCCTCCCAAGGACTTCAACTTCGTCAAGGTCGCCCCCTACAACGAGATCGGGCAGTTCCCCGCCGGTGCTGTCGTGCACTAG
- a CDS encoding cytochrome P450 produces the protein MEGSRPAPVGTGHPSGRAPQPSRLADPALHQVDPTDPWSSWSWLTNATPVVRLADEGESARWHLLGYEQMKEALQDPVLFSSRNTAEAFGRSSFELIPGELDPPEHRRYRQLLNPAFAPGAIKVLEPAIRQVCNELIDGFQDRGGCDLIADFAFLFPTTIFLRMLGLPDDRRDEFVDWTHRFTRPTSPEDRQVVQDLIDRTLGDVFAARRDQPREDMASFLVTCELDGRPLEVRELLGIGRLLFIAGLDTVAATLGWCFHHLAFQPGQRRHLIEHPDSVPLAVEEFLRYYSVVTSTRSVSEDTELTGCPIKKGDIAVVPLAPANRDPRSFPDADEFLIERRPNRHVGFGLGPHRCLGAHLARTELRIALEEWHRRIPDYVVPDGVELPSSGFDALYGVGTSVPMLDSLPLVWK, from the coding sequence ATGGAAGGCTCGAGACCAGCACCCGTCGGCACGGGTCATCCCAGCGGCCGTGCCCCCCAACCGTCGCGGCTGGCGGACCCGGCGCTCCATCAGGTCGATCCAACCGATCCGTGGAGCAGTTGGAGCTGGCTGACGAACGCGACGCCTGTGGTGCGATTGGCGGACGAGGGCGAGTCGGCTCGCTGGCACCTGCTGGGCTACGAGCAGATGAAGGAGGCCCTCCAGGATCCGGTTCTGTTCTCGAGCCGGAACACCGCCGAGGCATTTGGCCGATCCTCCTTCGAACTGATCCCGGGGGAGCTCGATCCCCCGGAGCATCGCAGGTACCGCCAACTGTTGAACCCGGCCTTCGCGCCGGGCGCGATCAAGGTCCTGGAGCCGGCCATCAGGCAGGTGTGCAACGAGCTCATCGACGGCTTCCAGGACCGCGGCGGATGCGATCTCATCGCGGACTTCGCCTTCCTCTTCCCGACGACGATCTTCCTGCGCATGCTGGGGTTGCCGGACGACCGGCGCGACGAGTTCGTGGACTGGACCCACCGCTTCACGCGTCCTACCTCGCCCGAAGATCGGCAGGTGGTCCAGGACCTCATCGACAGAACACTCGGCGACGTCTTCGCAGCTCGACGTGACCAGCCGCGTGAGGACATGGCGTCGTTCCTGGTGACCTGCGAGCTGGACGGCCGGCCTCTGGAGGTCCGAGAGCTGCTGGGGATCGGACGGCTCCTGTTCATCGCCGGCCTCGACACGGTGGCGGCCACCCTGGGGTGGTGCTTCCATCACCTGGCTTTTCAACCGGGGCAACGACGCCACCTCATCGAGCACCCTGACAGCGTCCCGTTGGCCGTCGAGGAGTTCCTGCGGTACTACTCGGTCGTCACGAGTACCCGGTCGGTGTCTGAGGATACCGAGCTGACCGGATGCCCCATCAAGAAGGGCGACATCGCCGTCGTGCCACTCGCACCGGCGAATCGGGATCCGAGATCATTCCCCGATGCCGACGAGTTCCTGATCGAACGCCGACCGAATCGGCACGTCGGTTTCGGTCTGGGACCACATCGCTGCCTGGGCGCCCATCTTGCTCGCACCGAGCTGAGGATCGCGCTCGAGGAGTGGCACAGGCGTATCCCAGACTATGTCGTACCTGATGGAGTGGAGCTGCCGTCCTCGGGTTTCGATGCGTTGTACGGTGTGGGGACCTCGGTCCCGATGCTGGATTCGCTCCCACTGGTGTGGAAGTAG
- a CDS encoding ferredoxin encodes MRIRVNHDRCTGHARCNALSEEIYPLDDVGYSAVVDAQVPVGSESIAREGADTCPEGAIEVIDDC; translated from the coding sequence ATGCGGATTCGCGTAAATCACGATCGATGCACCGGCCATGCGCGCTGTAACGCCCTCTCGGAGGAGATCTACCCCCTCGACGACGTCGGATACTCGGCTGTCGTCGATGCTCAGGTCCCGGTGGGTAGCGAGTCGATCGCCCGCGAGGGCGCCGACACGTGTCCCGAAGGGGCGATCGAGGTCATCGACGACTGCTGA
- a CDS encoding FAD-binding oxidoreductase, which translates to MNHLEALVEELGDRVVTDAERMEKYRWDRANDPDAGVPLAVVRAGSTEDVQAAMRFAAAHGVPVVPRGAGSGLSGGASAVPGCLVLSTERMTEIEVDPVTRTAVVQPGLTNAQVKAAAAEHDLWYPPDPSSFEICSIGGNIATNAGGLCCVKYGVTTDYVLGLTVVLADGTAVQLGGARLKDVAGLSLTKLFVGSEGTLGIITEIVLRLIPRQRPPATLVAVFATLDDATNSVLAITRRLRPSMLEFMDRPTIHAVEDMTKMGLDREAAAMLVIQSDEPAGHAATECELIASLCEENNATEVFATDDPDEGEAFVAARRNAIPAVERTGTLLLEDVGVPVPRLGALVNGTADISAKREVTIAVIAHAGDGNTHPLIVFDPSDPDMAERARTAYGEVMELAMSLGGTITGEHGVGRLKRPWLADYLGPDVLALNQKIKDALDPQGILNPGSVF; encoded by the coding sequence GTGAACCATCTAGAAGCTCTGGTGGAGGAGCTCGGTGATCGCGTCGTCACCGATGCAGAGCGGATGGAGAAGTATCGCTGGGACCGTGCCAACGATCCGGACGCCGGCGTTCCGCTCGCCGTGGTGCGCGCCGGATCGACCGAGGACGTCCAGGCGGCGATGCGGTTCGCGGCCGCCCACGGCGTCCCCGTCGTGCCGCGCGGGGCGGGTTCGGGACTGTCCGGCGGGGCGTCGGCCGTGCCCGGCTGCCTGGTGTTGTCTACCGAGCGGATGACCGAGATCGAGGTGGACCCGGTCACCCGCACCGCGGTCGTGCAGCCCGGGCTGACGAACGCGCAGGTGAAGGCAGCTGCGGCCGAGCATGACCTCTGGTATCCGCCGGACCCGTCGTCCTTCGAGATCTGCTCGATCGGCGGCAACATCGCCACCAACGCGGGCGGCCTGTGTTGCGTCAAGTACGGCGTCACCACCGACTACGTGCTGGGCCTGACCGTTGTGCTCGCCGACGGCACCGCAGTCCAGCTCGGCGGCGCGAGGCTGAAGGATGTCGCGGGACTGTCGCTGACGAAGCTGTTTGTCGGCTCCGAAGGGACGCTTGGGATCATCACCGAAATCGTGCTGCGGCTGATCCCGAGGCAGCGACCGCCTGCCACGCTCGTCGCGGTGTTCGCGACGCTCGACGACGCCACCAACTCAGTCCTCGCGATCACCAGGCGGCTGCGACCTTCGATGCTCGAGTTCATGGATCGGCCAACGATCCACGCGGTCGAGGACATGACAAAGATGGGGCTCGACCGCGAGGCCGCAGCGATGCTGGTCATCCAGTCCGATGAGCCGGCCGGCCACGCAGCTACCGAGTGCGAGCTGATTGCGTCGCTCTGCGAGGAGAACAACGCTACCGAGGTCTTCGCCACCGACGATCCGGACGAGGGCGAGGCCTTCGTCGCCGCCCGCCGGAACGCGATCCCGGCCGTCGAGCGGACAGGCACGCTTCTTCTCGAGGATGTCGGCGTACCGGTTCCGCGACTCGGCGCCCTTGTGAACGGCACCGCCGACATCTCCGCGAAGCGCGAGGTCACGATCGCCGTGATCGCGCATGCCGGCGACGGAAACACCCATCCTCTGATCGTGTTCGACCCCAGCGACCCGGACATGGCCGAGCGTGCGCGGACGGCGTACGGCGAGGTGATGGAGCTCGCGATGTCACTAGGTGGAACGATCACGGGCGAACACGGCGTGGGCCGATTGAAGCGCCCGTGGCTTGCTGACTACCTCGGCCCGGATGTGTTGGCGCTCAACCAGAAGATCAAGGACGCCCTCGATCCTCAAGGCATCCTCAACCCCGGTTCGGTCTTCTAG
- a CDS encoding Tm-1-like ATP-binding domain-containing protein yields the protein MATILLIGTLDTKWAEYAFVRDRLTDAGVATIVVDVGVQGEPGFRPDITREEVAGSVGADVVALAEAGDRGAAVATMARGAAEWVAKLHREGRCDAALALGGTGGTSLASQAMRVLPLGVPKVIVSTVASGDTGPYIGESDLVLMPSVVDIAGVNRLSTRILANAAASVAGMATTTQPPDTGTKPVIAASMFGVTTACVTAARERLEELGYEVLVFHMTGAGGRTLESLAHEGYLAGVLDITTTELADELVGGVFSAGAKRLTGAAAAGVPQVVSVGALDMVNFGRKDTVPPQFADRNLYLHNPNVTLMRTTPSECAELGKRLAERVSAATAPAAVFLPLRGVSSIATEGGPFHDADADEVLFSAIRRHLNRDAVEIVESDKEINDPDFAIAMAERLHQMVKATAS from the coding sequence ATGGCAACGATTCTTCTGATCGGGACCTTGGACACCAAGTGGGCGGAGTACGCCTTTGTGCGTGACCGGCTGACCGATGCCGGGGTGGCTACCATCGTGGTTGATGTCGGCGTCCAGGGCGAGCCCGGTTTTCGCCCGGACATCACGCGCGAGGAGGTGGCCGGCTCTGTCGGCGCTGACGTCGTCGCACTGGCCGAGGCCGGCGACCGGGGCGCGGCGGTCGCCACCATGGCTCGCGGCGCAGCCGAGTGGGTTGCCAAGCTGCACCGCGAGGGTCGCTGCGACGCCGCACTGGCGCTCGGTGGCACCGGCGGTACGTCGCTGGCCTCGCAAGCCATGCGAGTGTTGCCTCTCGGCGTACCCAAAGTGATCGTGTCGACCGTCGCGTCCGGCGACACCGGCCCTTACATCGGCGAGAGCGACCTGGTCCTGATGCCCAGCGTGGTCGACATCGCCGGTGTAAACCGTCTATCGACCCGCATTCTGGCGAATGCGGCGGCGTCGGTGGCAGGCATGGCCACTACGACACAGCCGCCGGACACCGGTACCAAGCCGGTGATCGCGGCCAGCATGTTCGGGGTCACCACGGCCTGCGTGACCGCAGCCCGAGAGAGGCTAGAGGAGCTTGGCTACGAGGTGCTGGTGTTTCACATGACCGGCGCCGGCGGCCGGACGCTCGAATCGCTCGCTCATGAGGGCTACCTCGCTGGTGTCCTCGACATCACCACCACTGAGCTCGCCGACGAGCTCGTGGGCGGCGTCTTCTCAGCCGGGGCCAAACGCTTGACCGGGGCTGCTGCGGCTGGTGTGCCCCAGGTGGTCTCGGTCGGGGCGCTGGACATGGTGAACTTCGGGCGTAAGGACACGGTGCCACCGCAGTTCGCCGACCGGAATCTCTATCTGCACAACCCGAACGTCACTTTGATGCGGACAACTCCGTCGGAGTGCGCCGAGCTTGGCAAGCGGCTCGCCGAGCGGGTCAGTGCCGCTACCGCTCCAGCCGCCGTATTCCTGCCGCTGCGGGGTGTCTCCTCGATCGCGACCGAGGGCGGACCGTTCCATGACGCCGACGCCGACGAGGTGTTGTTCAGCGCGATCCGGCGGCACTTGAATCGGGACGCAGTGGAGATCGTCGAGTCCGACAAGGAGATCAACGACCCGGATTTCGCCATTGCTATGGCGGAGAGGCTCCATCAGATGGTCAAGGCGACAGCCAGCTAG
- a CDS encoding phosphoenolpyruvate hydrolase family protein, with protein MPGFTRTQVLDRLRDKIDRGRPVIGGGAGTGLSAKCEETGGIDLIVIYNSGRYRMAGRGSLAGLLAYGNANDVVVEMGREILPVVTNTPVLAGVNGTDPFYNPELFIQALIRQGFSGVQNFPTVGLIDGTFRSHLEETGMGFGLEVEMIRVAHQNGAFTTPYVFSAADAVAMAEAGADVIVCHMGLTTGGSIGAETGRSLDECVTAANEWAEAARSVRDDVIVLVHGGPIAEPEDAEYVLSRTIGTHGFYGASSMERLPTELAIAERTREFNRITPGNWGRR; from the coding sequence ATGCCAGGCTTCACCCGTACTCAAGTCCTCGACCGACTGCGGGACAAGATCGACAGGGGCCGACCGGTGATCGGTGGCGGCGCCGGCACAGGGTTGTCGGCCAAGTGCGAAGAGACCGGAGGGATCGATCTCATCGTGATCTACAATTCCGGCCGCTATCGGATGGCCGGCCGCGGCTCGTTGGCCGGTCTACTCGCTTACGGCAACGCCAACGACGTGGTTGTGGAGATGGGCCGGGAGATCCTCCCGGTGGTCACGAACACCCCGGTCCTAGCCGGGGTCAACGGTACCGACCCGTTTTACAACCCCGAGTTGTTCATTCAGGCGTTGATCCGGCAGGGTTTCTCCGGTGTACAGAACTTCCCGACCGTCGGCCTGATCGACGGCACCTTCCGCTCGCACCTTGAGGAGACCGGCATGGGTTTCGGTCTGGAGGTGGAGATGATCCGGGTAGCCCACCAGAACGGCGCTTTCACGACGCCGTACGTGTTCTCCGCAGCGGACGCCGTTGCGATGGCCGAGGCCGGCGCCGACGTGATCGTCTGTCATATGGGCCTGACGACTGGCGGGTCAATCGGCGCCGAGACGGGGCGGTCGCTAGACGAATGTGTGACCGCTGCGAACGAGTGGGCCGAAGCCGCTCGCTCAGTCCGCGACGACGTGATCGTCCTCGTCCACGGAGGTCCAATTGCCGAGCCAGAGGACGCGGAGTACGTGCTGAGTCGGACCATCGGAACGCACGGCTTCTACGGTGCCTCGTCGATGGAGCGGCTACCCACCGAACTGGCAATCGCCGAGCGAACGCGAGAGTTCAACCGGATCACCCCTGGGAACTGGGGCCGGCGCTGA